CGCTCTGAGCGCCCGGCGTCGCGCCGCTGCCGCCGCTCCGGCACACTCCGAACGTCAGCCGTCGCATTCCCCTTCTCGCAGACCGCCCCCAGGCAGACGCATCAGACTCGCTGCGCTCAGATCGCGCTCGGACGTCATCCGCAACAGAGAGAGACAGGCAAAGGCCCACCATGCCGTCGACCAGAATACCCACACCCAGCAAGACACCGGCACGTCGGCCCGCCACCAAGGGGCGCGCTCCGCGCACGGCTGCTCCGGCGGCCGGGCGTGCGATGCCGCTGGCCGGGCGTGGCCAGGGGCTCGCCGGCCTGTTCCGCGAGCTGCGGAGCGAGATCAAGAAGGTCAACTGGCCAACGCCCCGGCAGACGGCCAACATGACCGGCGTCATCGTCGCCCTCTCGGCAGCGCTCGGCGCGTTCCTCGGCCTGGTCGATTTCACGTTCCAGGAGCTGTTCCGCCTGCTGCTGCAGGGGATCGGCGCAGCCGGCTTCGGGGCGTAGGCGCAGGCGCGAGAACGGGTCGTCAGGCGACGAACAGGGCGGATCGGACCGGTCCCGATGGGCAACCAGCTCCGATGGACACCAGGCCCGAGCACGCACGGGTCATGAACGCGGAGCGGAGGATCAAGCAGAATGGCGCGAGACAGCCGAAGCGCAGTTGACGAGCAGGATGGCGCCTCCGTGGCCGTCGCTTCCGGCGGCGAGAGCGAGCTGGGCGCCTCCGAAGACCAGCAGTGGTACGTCATCCACACGTACTCCGGCTACGAGAACAAGGTCAAGACCAATCTCGAGCACCGCATCGAGTCGATGGGTGTCCAGGACAAGATCTT
The genomic region above belongs to Chloroflexota bacterium and contains:
- the secE gene encoding preprotein translocase subunit SecE, producing the protein MPLAGRGQGLAGLFRELRSEIKKVNWPTPRQTANMTGVIVALSAALGAFLGLVDFTFQELFRLLLQGIGAAGFGA